The sequence GGCGGCGTCGACGGCGAGACCCTGGCGCAGTGCAACGGCGACCTCCCGCACAGCTGGACCTCGCAGCACGCCGCCTGGAACAAGGGCCGGATGGACAACTGGGTCCTGGGCGTCGGAAACACCCGCACCCTCGGCTACCTGGACCGCGGCGACATACCCTTCCACTACGGCCTCGCCGACAACTACACCGTCTGCGACGCCTACTTCTGCTCCGCGCTCAGCGCGACCGGCCCCAACCGCACCTTCCTGTGGAGCGGCAAGATCGACGCCTCCAGCAAGGACGGCGGCGACGAGTCCGGGCTGACCTGGGAGACGTACGCGGAGGCCCTCCAGCGGGCCGGCATGAGCTGGAAGGTCTACCAGAACGCCCAGGACAACTACGGGGACAACGGTCTGGCGTACTTCAAGAAGTTCACGGACGCCGCCCCCGGCAACCCGCTGCACGACCGCGGCATGTCCTCCGTCCCGCGCGTCACGGGCTCCACCCCGGACGACATCGCGGCCGCCATCCGCGCCGACGTCCTCGCGGGCACCCTCCCCCAGGTCTCCTGGGTCGTGGCCAACGAGGCCTTCTCCGAGCACCCGTACGCCCCGCCCGGCGACGGCGCGCACTTCGTGGACCTGGTCTACCGCGCGCTGGCCGCGAACCCGGAGGTCTTCGACTCCACGGTCCTCTTCCTCAACTACGACGAGAACGACGGGTTCTTCGACCACGTGCCGCCGCCGGTCGCCCCGCCCGGCACCCCCGGCGAGTACCTGGACGGCCTCCCGATCGGTCTGGGTTTCCGGGTACCGATGATCGTGATGTCCCCGTGGACGCGCGGCGGCTTCGTGAGCTCGGAGGTCTTCGACCACACCTCGGTGCTGCGGTTCATGGAGACCTGGACGGCCGCCCTCGGCACCCCGGCCACCTGCCCGAACATCAGCGCGTGGCGCCGCAAGGTCACCGGCGACCTGACCGGGGTCTTCGACTTCGCGCACCCGGTCTACGGGGTCCCCGCGGGCCTGCCGTCCACCGCCAAGGTCATCGGCCAGGCGACCTGCGGCCCGCTCCCCAACCCGGTGCCGCAGGACAACGCCCTCCCGGCGCAGGAGCCCGGCACCCGCCCGGCGCGGGCCCTCCCCTACCAGGTGAACGGTAATCTGGACCGACTGGAGTTCGGCTCGGCGGGCAAGATCCTGGCCTGGTTCTCGATGACGAACCAGGGGGCGCAGGCCACGCGGGCGGCGCACTTCTCGATCCACCCGCACCAGCACCGGGACACGGCCGCCTGGCAGTACACGGTGGACGCCGGGGCCACGGCTTCGGACTACTTCAACATCGGCCTGGGCCACGGCTCCGGCAAGTACGACATCTCGATGCACGGCCCGAACCGCTTCCTGCGCCGCTTCACCGGTGACGCCTCGAAGCCGGGCAAGGCGGTCGAGGTGGCGGCCCGCTTCGCGGTCGAGCCGGGCTCCGGCAAGACGGCGGTCTACTTCAAGATGACCAACACCTCCGCCGCCCCGGTCACCTTCACCATCCGCGCGAACGCCTACCGCACGGACGGTCCGTGGACCTACACCGTCCCGGCGAACTCCTCCCGCGAGGACTACTTCAACGCCGTGGCCTACAGCAACGGCTGGTACGACTTCACGATCCTGGCCGACTCCGACGGCACCTGGTCGCGCCGCTACACGGGCCACATCGAGTCGGGCGCCCCGAGCATCTCGGGCTAGCGCGCCGCCGGCCCGGCTACAGCACGTCCCCGTCCCGCCAGTCGAAGTCGAGCCGCCCGGCGGGGTCCAGCCGGACCCCGCCGGGCGGCTGCCACACGTAGGTGGAGCCCTCCTCCTCGGCCAGCCGCTCGGGGCCGTCCGGCCCGAGGACCCCGATCGGCCCGGGATGCGGGCTCCAGCCCCGGCTCTCGTACAGGGCCGCCCCGGCCTCGGACGCCGAAAGCGCGCCCAGTACGTAGGCCCCGCCGATCACCCGTTCCAGGTCGGCCATCACCATCCCGGCGAATCCGCGCCGGCGCCGGTCGGCGCGGACGGCCACGGCCTCCACGTATCCGGTGCGCAGGGCCCGGCCGCCGTGCACGACCCGCCGCTGCACCACGCTCCCGTGGGCCACGAGCGCGCCGCCCTCGTACAGCAGGGCGTGCATCCCGCCGAGCCCGTGCTCGAAGTCCTCGTCGGAGAAGTCCCCGTCGAACGCCGCGTCGAGGAGGGCCCGGACCTCCTCCAGGGTGCCGGGGCCCAATTGGGAGGTGTGCGCGAGGCGTGTCCGTGTATCGGTCATGGAACCAGTGTCCTCCCGCCACGATTCGGCCTGCATCTCCCTGGCCGTCCGCAGGTCCGCGCCAGGACACTCGCTCCATGTCGCCTGAGACCGAGCAGTGGACCCCCACCCACGATCAGCCGTACCGGCCCGTCGCCTACCGGCCCGCACGGATGCCCAGCCGGGAATCCCTGGCGCGCGCCGCCGAGTTGCGGGCCCGGATGGACGAGCGGCGCACCGTACGCCACTTCTCCCCCGACCCGGTGCCCGAGCAGGTCGTCCGGGACGCCATCGCCTGCGCCGCGACCGCCCCCTCCGGGGCGCACCAGCAGCCCTGGACCTTCGTCCTGGTCAAGGACCCGGCCGTGCGGCAGCAGATCCGCGCCGCCGCCGAGCAGGAGGAACTGATCTCCTACGACGGCCGCCTCGGCGACGAATGGCTCGCCGCCCTGCGCCCGCTCGGCACCGACGCCGTCAAGACCCACCTCACCGACGCCCCGGCGCTGATCGTGGTCTTCCAGCAGCGCTACTGGCTCGGCCCGGACGGCGCGAAGCGCAAGCACTACTACGTCGACGAGTCGGTCGGCATCGCCGTCGGCATGCTCCTGTCCGCCCTCCACCTGTCGGGCCTCGCCGCACTGATCCACACGCCGAGCCCGATGCGCTTCCTGAGCCACGTCCTGAACCGCCCGGAGAACGAGAAGGCCTTCGCGGTCGTCCCGGTCGGCTACCCGGCGGAAGACTGCGAGGTCCCGGACCTCCTGCGCAAGTCCCTGGACCAGGTGATCGTCGAGGTCTAGGGGGTGTCCGGTGGGTCAGGGCCGGGCCCGGCCCTGACCCACCGGACACCCCCTAGGCACCGGGCGCGGTGGGCGGGCCCGGAAGCGGTGCCGGGCCCGGCTCCGGCTCCCCGGCCTGACCGCCGCCCAGCGCCCCGGCCAGCCGCATCCCGATGCGGACCCGGTCCTCCGGCGAGCAGCCCTCCATGGCCGCCCGTACGTGGCGCAGGATGAGCGCGTCCCGGACCACCTTGGCCACGCCGAGCACGGCCGCCGTCACGATCGCCGCGAGCAGCATCACTCGTACCTCCGCTCGACCGACGCGGTGATCTCGGCGATCTCCCCGCCGGTGTGTGCGAAGTCCATGCACCGAACGGTCACCTCCGCACGGCCGAGCCTGATCACGCCGGGACGGACAGCTGGCGCACCCGGTTCGGGGGGAGCCCCTTCCGGGGGCGCGGCAAGACCGCTGCGGCGCAGCGACTGCTCCATCGCCGGAGCGCCCGGCGCGCAGCACCACTCCAGCACGAGGTCCTGGTACTGGTGGCAGTAGGAGTTCACCCAGCCGTGAGCGTTCCCCGTACGGTTGATCAGCGCCGGACGGCGGAGCAGCCGGCTGAGCAGGTGGTCGCGGGAGGCAGGGTCCGGTCCGGCCATCGCGGTGCCCCTCCAGCGGTGCAGTTCCTCATGCTCCGCCGCATGCGGCGCCCTGCCTGCGATGCGGCCCACGTACCGCAGCCCGTCGCCGTCGTCCGGTAGCCGCCAGGAGCCGGGGACGCCCTGAAGGCGGATGGTCCCACCCCCGGCGGCATCCCGCAGGGCCAGCCCCTCCCTGTCGGCGGTGACCCGCAGGCCAGGCACCCCGCGCAGGCCCCCGTACCCCTCGTCGAGGCGGGGCAGCAGCTCGGTGACGACCCACCGGGCCATACGCTCGTGGAGGCGGAGGGCGAGGCCGCCCGCCGACGGCACAGCGGCGACGACGCCGAACACCGCTCCGTCGAGCTGTCCGTCGCGAAGGGCGTCGCCCGCGGTCAGCGCGACCATCGCTTCGAACGCGCGCTGGGCCGGGTCGGCCGCGTCGGGCACCGGCCGCCCGCGGGTGATCAGGCCCTGCTCCGCCCACCGCAGGCAGGTGTGGTGCGCGAGCCCGGTGGCCTCACGGCAGATGGTCGCCACGCGGTGGCGGTTGTCGGTGCGCCTGGACATACGTCTCCCCGGGCGTCGTCCCGGCACGGACGCGTAGAGGTCTCGTATCTCCTGGCAAAACATCCCACCCCGTACGGGAACTCGTCAGAGCCCTCGGCTCCCTCGGGTAACCGGGCCCGAGTCCTGGAGCGTGTCGCCGTACACGACAACTGCGGTCAGGCTAGCAGTAGTTGCCCGGTGGGGAAATGGATACCGCCCCCGCTCCGGACTTGGGGGTACCGGAGCGGGGGCGGGGTTCAGCGGGGCCTGGTCAGCCCATGTGGGGGTAGCCGTACTCGGTCGGCGCGACCAGGGTCTCCTTGATGGAGCGGGTCGAGGTCCAGCGCTGGAGGTTCGTCGCCGCGCCGGCCTTGTCGTTCGTACCCGAGGCACGGCCGCCGCCGAAGGGCTGCTGGCCGACCACGGCGCCGGTGGACTTGTCGTTGATGTAGAAGTTGCCCGCCGCGAAGCGGAGCTTCTCCATCGCGTCCGCGGCCGCGTACCGGTCGGCGGCGATGATCGAGCCGGTCAGGGCGTAGGCCGAGACGGACTCCATCTGGGCCAGCATCGCGTCGAAGTCAGCGTCCTCGTAGACGTGCACGGCGAGGATCGGGCCGAAGTACTCGGTCGTGAAGACCTCGTTCTCCGGGTCGGTGCAGGCGATGACGGTCGGGCGGACGAAGTAGCCCTCCGAGTCGTCGTACGTGCCGCCCGCGACGATCTCGCAGGTCGGGTCGGCCTTGGCGCGGTCGATCGCGGCCTTGTTCTTCGCGAAGGAGCGCTCGTCGATGACGGCGCCGATGAAGTTGGTCAGGTCGCGGACGTCACCCATGGCGATGCCGTCGACCTCAGCCGCGAAGGCCTCCTTGAAGCCGTCGTTCCAGATCGAGGCCGGGACGTAGGCGCGCGAGGACGCCGAGCACTTCTGGCCCTGAAACTCGAAGGAACCGCGGGTCAGGGCGGTCTTCAGGGTGGCGCGGTCCGCGGACGGGTGCGCGACGACGAAGTCCTTGCCGCCGGTCTCGCCGACCAGGCGCGGGTAGGACTTGTACTTCTCGATGTTGTTGCCGACCGTCTTCCACAGGTACTGGAAGGTCTTGGTCGAGCCGGTGAAGTGGATGCCGGCCAGCTCGGGGTGGTTCAGGGCCACCTCCGACACCGCGATGCCGTCGCCCGTCACCAGGTTGATGACGCCCTTGGGCAGGCCGGCCTCTTCGAGGAGCTCCATGAGGAGGACCGCGGAGTGGGTCTGCGTCGGGGACGGCTTCCAGACGACCACGTTGCCCAT comes from Streptomyces sp. NBC_01408 and encodes:
- a CDS encoding phosphocholine-specific phospholipase C, with the translated sequence MTPISRRGFVGIGAGLVAGAAVPALTPTAAAAAAAATGTITDVKHVVILMQENRSFDHYFGRLKGVRGFGDRAAGNIPGGWGMFNQPNWGGRQYPWKLAATPPAGGVDGETLAQCNGDLPHSWTSQHAAWNKGRMDNWVLGVGNTRTLGYLDRGDIPFHYGLADNYTVCDAYFCSALSATGPNRTFLWSGKIDASSKDGGDESGLTWETYAEALQRAGMSWKVYQNAQDNYGDNGLAYFKKFTDAAPGNPLHDRGMSSVPRVTGSTPDDIAAAIRADVLAGTLPQVSWVVANEAFSEHPYAPPGDGAHFVDLVYRALAANPEVFDSTVLFLNYDENDGFFDHVPPPVAPPGTPGEYLDGLPIGLGFRVPMIVMSPWTRGGFVSSEVFDHTSVLRFMETWTAALGTPATCPNISAWRRKVTGDLTGVFDFAHPVYGVPAGLPSTAKVIGQATCGPLPNPVPQDNALPAQEPGTRPARALPYQVNGNLDRLEFGSAGKILAWFSMTNQGAQATRAAHFSIHPHQHRDTAAWQYTVDAGATASDYFNIGLGHGSGKYDISMHGPNRFLRRFTGDASKPGKAVEVAARFAVEPGSGKTAVYFKMTNTSAAPVTFTIRANAYRTDGPWTYTVPANSSREDYFNAVAYSNGWYDFTILADSDGTWSRRYTGHIESGAPSISG
- a CDS encoding GNAT family N-acetyltransferase; the protein is MTDTRTRLAHTSQLGPGTLEEVRALLDAAFDGDFSDEDFEHGLGGMHALLYEGGALVAHGSVVQRRVVHGGRALRTGYVEAVAVRADRRRRGFAGMVMADLERVIGGAYVLGALSASEAGAALYESRGWSPHPGPIGVLGPDGPERLAEEEGSTYVWQPPGGVRLDPAGRLDFDWRDGDVL
- a CDS encoding nitroreductase family protein → MSPETEQWTPTHDQPYRPVAYRPARMPSRESLARAAELRARMDERRTVRHFSPDPVPEQVVRDAIACAATAPSGAHQQPWTFVLVKDPAVRQQIRAAAEQEELISYDGRLGDEWLAALRPLGTDAVKTHLTDAPALIVVFQQRYWLGPDGAKRKHYYVDESVGIAVGMLLSALHLSGLAALIHTPSPMRFLSHVLNRPENEKAFAVVPVGYPAEDCEVPDLLRKSLDQVIVEV
- the pruA gene encoding L-glutamate gamma-semialdehyde dehydrogenase, which translates into the protein MDAVTQVPAPVNEPIHSYAPGTPERARLETQLKQLAENPIDLPMTINGVKRMGGGERFDVVQPHDHKSVIGTFAHATQADAQEAIDAALAAAPAWRSMSFDDRAAIILRAAELLSGPWREKLAASTMLGQSKTAQQAEIDTPCELVDFWRFNVHFARQILAEQPVANSAGVWNRSDHRPLEGFVYAITPFNFTAIAGNLPTAPALMGNVVVWKPSPTQTHSAVLLMELLEEAGLPKGVINLVTGDGIAVSEVALNHPELAGIHFTGSTKTFQYLWKTVGNNIEKYKSYPRLVGETGGKDFVVAHPSADRATLKTALTRGSFEFQGQKCSASSRAYVPASIWNDGFKEAFAAEVDGIAMGDVRDLTNFIGAVIDERSFAKNKAAIDRAKADPTCEIVAGGTYDDSEGYFVRPTVIACTDPENEVFTTEYFGPILAVHVYEDADFDAMLAQMESVSAYALTGSIIAADRYAAADAMEKLRFAAGNFYINDKSTGAVVGQQPFGGGRASGTNDKAGAATNLQRWTSTRSIKETLVAPTEYGYPHMG